Proteins encoded within one genomic window of Triticum aestivum cultivar Chinese Spring chromosome 2D, IWGSC CS RefSeq v2.1, whole genome shotgun sequence:
- the LOC123053366 gene encoding uncharacterized protein C57A10.07 translates to MSSQGFGPGSPKSFRYPRADYDLESGIPRKGRKPKASHLDAPAPLSSALMRIRFFYEAHPVAVALILLSFGLSVLILLSVYETRFRTMRSGGNEVGAHPLPGLRNLVMVAGHSIYTSASCGKTDREDSWFLEPYQKHPGQAATFLAHIKEGVEIAARDQGSLLLFSGGETRKDAGPRSEAQSYWAIAESEGWFGNDDSVRSRALTEEHARDSFENLLFSVCRFRELTGTYPQNITVVSYDFKEERFAQLHRSALGFPEERFFFSGTPATATAKEAALKGEASVRSQFQEDPYGCVGSLRVKRLKRDPFHRTIPYPNGCPELKGLFSYCGMVPYSGNLPWTQ, encoded by the exons ATGAGCAGCCAGGGGTTCGGCCCCGGGAGCCCCAAGTCCTTCCGCTACCCTAGAGCCGACTACGATCTCGAGTCCGGGATCCCCCGCAAGGGCCGCAAGCCCAAGGCCTCGCATCTCGACGCCCCCGCCCCCCTCAGCTCGGCGCTGATGAGGATCCGCTTCTTCTACGAGGCGCACCCCGTCGCGGTCGCCCTCATCCTGCTGTCCTTCGGGCTGAGCGTCCTGATCCTCCTGTCCGTGTACGAGACCCGGTTCAGGACGATGAGGAGCGGTGGCAATGAGGTCGGGGCGCACCCGCTTCCGGGCCTTCGCAACCTCGTCATGGTGGCCGGCCATTCGATATACACCAGCGCGAGCTGCGGGAAGACCGACCGCGAGGATTCGTGGTTCTTGGAGCCGTACCAGAAGCACCCCGGCCaggcggccaccttcttggcgcACATCAAGGAGGGGGTGGAGATCGCGGCGAGGGATCAGGGCTCGCTCCTCTTGTTTAGCGGTGGGGAGACGAGGAAAGATGCAGGGCCGAGGAGCGAGGCGCAGAGCTACTGGGCTATTGCAGAGTCGGAAGGCTGGTTTG GAAATGATGATAGTGTAAGGAGCCGGGCACTGACCGAGGAGCATGCACGAGATAGTTTTGAAAATCTCCTATTTAGCGTTTGCCGTTTCAGAGAACTCACCGGAACATACCCACAGAATATAACT GTCGTAAGCTATGATTTTAAGGAGGAAAGGTTTGCACAACTGCACAGGTCTGCACTCGGGTTCCCAGAAGAAAGGTTCTTCTTCTCAGGTACCCCAGCTACAGCTACAGCAAAGGAGGCAGCTCTGAAAGGCGAAGCCTCTGTCAGGTCTCAGTTCCAAGAAGATCCATATGGATGTGTTGGTTCTCTTCGTGTAAAGAGGCTCAAGAGAGACCCGTTTCACCGGACCATTCCATACCCCAATGGCTGCCCTGAATTGAAGGGTCTATTCTCCTATTGCGGTATGGTGCCATACTCTGGGAACCTTCCTTGGACTCAGTAG